The Nerophis lumbriciformis linkage group LG04, RoL_Nlum_v2.1, whole genome shotgun sequence genome contains the following window.
aagggggaattgccaacttcctgttgatttttgcccgatgatatacaattatgaaaactaggtctaagtcagacctacatacaggtttttgtttcatgtctctccgatcttcctagtgggagatataggcagtctagtttttttttttcctagggggcgctagagcgcaattttgagttttgaggttgtttttttttttaaaaaggtaattttcgcaggtcctgatgtgtgggtcaaatatggtgagttttgaagcatgttaagtgggtcaaattacagtttaatgtggcggcggaagaataaagaataaagaataaaaccttacaaattcaataggtccttatgtcccattgtataaggactcccaaagggagtccttatacaatgggccatgcgggccctaataacactgcatacaaagcttttttttgttttgtgctatgtataaaccagggttctcagacacgcggcccgtgaGACGTTAATTTGCGGCCCGGCccgtgagacgttattttgcggcccgcaccttaatatgaaaatttaatgttagtgcggcccacaagttttatatgaatggcgcttgacagcgtcatacttgccaaccttcccgatttttccgCGAGATTCCCGTAATTCAGGGCTACTATCCTTTCAAAAGTCAGCTGATTTTcgaccaaacaacaataataaggacgtgccgtgatggcactgccattGGCTCCCTCTACAGCCTGTACTAACAACGTGCCAGCTCttttacatgttgtatgcggccccTGCCTGcaaacgtaagtgactgcaagcatacttggtcaacagccatacaggttacactgagggtggcgatataaacaagtttatcactcttactaatatgcgccacaatgtgaacccacaccaaacaagaatgacgaacacattttgggagaacatccgtaccgtaacacaacacaaacacaacagaacaaatacccagaatcccatgcatctctaactcttccgagctacattatacacccccgctaccaccaaacagaattttgactgtgattgctcctttaacaagtacatttaatatttttggccactgtaacattacacaacgtttgaacagtaacaccgtgtttaaAATTTTAATCAGGTGATTCTTggacgtaccactagatggatgaAAAACTCGAACAAACAAAAGAAGTCGAAGATAAATTTCTAAAGAGCAATAAATAtggctaaagtggtgaagctgaattttcatttgcacttacatttattgacagtttagttaaatataaaaaaattcacctatttaaatattaattttaaaatattttatcaaTTTTAACTATTTCATTATTATCATTTAGCAAGATGGAATATTATttttgtaagtaggttagatataaatattattattaatatcaagagtaagattattaattcagtgttaatatcagAGTGGGCCCTTgggccctctgtagtggaaaagttggacccCGAGGTCAAAAATGTTAAGAACCCTTGCTATAGTACACACTGAAGAAAATTATGTGCACTTAttagaaaaaaagcaaaaaaaaaaagtgtttatttcaACTGGCCtccctaaaatatgcattgaggtTATACAatgtgttttatctgattactcAATTAATTAATCAAACTAATCTATGGATTACTAAAAATCGATAGCTGCTaccctactgtcaacaactcaatTAACCAACTACTATAACCATCTACGCTAATCATCACTTTCTTCAATGCAAGATATTCACAATGTTCATAGAAAAGGTAATTGGTCATTAATTATGTGTGATAAACCTGCGTTCATTCTTTTATCTATCAATGGTTGGTTAGAAAATAGGTTGCAGTGCCAATCTGTGGCAAAAAAATCAGGGAACAGTTTAATCCCTGGAAAGTAGGACAAAAAAGGCTAACTATGACTCTCACTGCGACCCACCTGCCATGTTGTTCTGTGCACACCTGCTCCAACTGTGAACAACTACGGTATGCACCTATTAATATTATGatcgtatattttatatatatataatggtgtAACATATCAGTTTGACAACATGTCCTGTTTGGACGATTTGCTTACTTACTGGCATCATCCATGACATCCAAGTCATTAGCCAACTCAGCACTGGTCAGGTGGTACTGCTCAGGATCACCGAGTGCCGTGAGCAGGATGAGTAACACCACGGCGTTGATGAGCTTAGGGACACAGGACATATGGGCAGATAAGACAAACAATACGGAGGAGGAGGCAGGCCGTTTAGAAAGTAAACTCACAGAGACATGTCAGGATTTCAAATTACATGTACTGAACTcactataataaaacatttaaaaaaagcaataTCTTTATTATCTCATTTGTGGTGTGCAATGGCGTATCTATACTGGAATGTTATGCATTCTGCCCCTAACTAATATATAACATGTATATTTTAAACATCTAAAAGCAACCAGCTTCCCAATAATGTACAACCGTTTTTAAGAgagaaaattacatttaaaacaattgtgAGCATATACAGTactaaaataattttgcataccCCGAAATGGAATTAAATAATGGAGTGAAGAACTCAAAGGATGTACTAATGTCAGACACTTGAAGAGACAGTATAAGCATAGGATGTTTACCAAGTACAGGGACGAAGAGGACGATTAATCGGATATCATCTATCATCTAAAGTCGGAATTTGTTACAAATCGATTAGTTTGTCGAATTaattgagtaatcggataaaatacCCTTAATATTCTCAATGCCTATTTCAGGGTAAATAGTTGAAATAATCAaagatttttctgcttgccataactggCACTCTTTTTTCCTAATGGAGAGACATCAACACTGAAATTGTACTTACATGTgttagtaacattttttttttttttttaaactgcactcTATTGAAGAGGCTCTTTGGAaacaatgtgaagtgaattatatttatatagcgcttttctctagtgactcaaagcgctttacatagtgaaacccaatatctaagttacatttaaaccagtgtgggtggtactgggagcaggtgggtaaagtgtcttgcccaaggacacaacggcagtgactaggatggcggaagcggggatcgaacctggaaccctcaagttgctggcggccactctaccaactgagctataccgcccaatatGTGCGTATATTTAAGGTTCCGGGCACTCTGTGTGATCTGCATTTTCTATTTTGTATTAATTACCCTTATTAAAGGATTAATTAAAGCAACGGAATAAAAattaaagcttttttctaatcaaattaatcaattTTATCGAATAATCGTTGTATACCTATATACACCTTATGAGGACTGCAACGATTTATCGATTAAGTCCCTCGtctataaacaatatatatttgtCTGTCAGTTTTGGCTATAATacacttaaaagttaaagttaaagtgccaataatTGGCACACGCCGCGTCTTAGTATTCATCTATTCATTTACAATGTTTACGTCACTCTTCGGGCGGCacttattgattattttagtaattgcgtAATCTATcaatcactcagcatcaagggttggaattgggggttaaatcaccaaagatgattcccgggcacggccaccgctgctgcccactgttcccctcacctcccagggggtgatcaagggtgatgggtcaaatgcagagaataatttcgtcacacctagtgtgtgcgacaatcattggtacttttctattcatcgagtaatcggatacaacacactttatagcctcaatgcgcaTTGTAGGGAAAATAGTTGGAATAAACAAATATTATTCAACTTACCGTAACCTTCATTTTTTTTCTaacaaatgcacatcatcaacattgaaattgcagtaataaaaactaataaaTAACCTGGCAGTACAGGTGTACTCAATGAAATCATCGGCATAGAAAACTACACTGACCAGAGTAAACTAATGGAAATATCTCATGAATGAAATTTGCAATGTTTAGTTCACTGGTATAATACTACATGCATGGCATGAAGATCCTATCTGGTCAGATGATCAGGTGGTGGTAATGGAAAATTGTCTGGCAGTCTGAAACTAAATCCACCTGCTACCTGCAGAGTTTTCATTTATTCATAGGGAGGGACACATCATCTTTCCATGTTTGCCTTCTGcattacaattacaaaatggcaaaTCAATTATACATTTTGTACATAAACAACATTCTAAAGTGTGCATAGGCATGTGAGCTCATGACTTGCTATTAGCTGACTATTTTGAAGCTAACTAGTTAGGAATGGTAGTATATATCAGTACACATTGTAAAGTCATgtctaatatttattatttaattgtatGTATACGCCAACCTGCCAGGGGAATACCGacggaaattagcctttggccaTAACctgaaatatttacatatatcaatGTTTTTAATATGTGCTGTCCCTATTTTAAATAAAGAGAAACAATAGGTGAAATAATATTGATAGTGATGCTCACCATGTACCAGACCCCCAAGATGATGGTTCCTGTGCGGACATGGCAGCACAGGCAGCAGTTTGTGGAGTACCATTGGTTCAATGTCGTCATTCTGTCaagcaacttaaaaaaaacagcatttagAAAACACCAACGTCCTTACTACGAGGGTCCCCAATGAATACTGACGAACACGACACCATCTGCCCGCCTTTGACCTGCACGTTGTTTATCTACGTGGGCAGATTAACCGAAGATAGCGTCGAACCTACTTCCGCTTTCAAATTAAAACCTTGAATGGATTAATCAGCGGTTCTTTGAAATTAATTACGAATTATCGGAATTGTATACATTGTCAGATACATTGTCAGATTTATCGTATCAACCGTGCCCCACAGCGGTACATTTGGAAAGGTTAACAGGATGTGGATGGTGTGCTTTATTTTGGAACGTAATCAGAATATAACGATGTTTTATACGAACGTTATAAGACCGAAAACGTACGTATTTTGGAGTTATCTTATCACATATGTATAGTATCTGTATTATCGTACAAAAGCAATTTGTCATCTGGATTTTTATATTAAAAGTAGCACTTCCGGTGTGCGTACACTTGTCAAGGGTTTGCTCGAACATCTCTTCTTGCTTTAAACGGCATACAGTATCCTTTTAATTGTAACCACCCGTTACTGttaatgaaaaaaatagtttcaGTGAACCTGAGAAGACCAAAATTATCAAAATTGGTGCTCATTATGATATGGAAATAGTGTGTAGATGCACCAACATAGtggcaataaaaacagaataaaacgtCCAATGTTGGTCTTTTTACATATGGCTTTAGCTGTACTTTAATTACAAACAAGTTTTTACAAAACAAGTCAAAGACTTTTGAATTAACTACAGTTGGAAAGTCAGAAAGAGGTTGAAGGTTGTAAGATCTTCAATCAGCAGTCATATGTAGTTAAAAACTGGAAGGAATCAGAAAGCTTGACACAGTATACCACAGACAAGTTAATTAACCAGATGGACTTAGTCGGCTGTAATCTCACAGATCATGAAAATACAGACATGTTCACACTGTTGAGCCAATAAAATATCTTCCGACCCTTTTCCACTCAACGATGCTCACTGTACCATCAAGGCCGACAAAGAAAAGGAAAGGCCAGTTCAGCATAGTGTTGTCATGCTGAGTAACCGCATAGTCACCACAACAACAATTTCTTTACATCTACATTTCTAACTACTATATCCTTCACTTATTTTAATAGAATTACAAGACAGTATCAAAAGCATGTTTAAAAATTAATTCACAAAGCATGACGTTAGATTCAGCTGCTTCGAGGTTCACTTTTGATGATGATCCAGACTGACTGGATAAAAAGGTTGTCGTTATTCAGTCAGGATTTAAGGTAGTCCATCAAGTCGACCATAGATCAGAGTTGTTTTCTTCTTGCATAATCAGGATATCAAGTCTTTTGCATGTGGTTGACTAAAAAGTGGACTCATGTCTCCCTCCTTGCCTTCTTCTTCTTCGATGGCTTGGTTGTTTGGCTTTCGTCAGGTTTTTCTGCAATAGCAAGAATAGAGGATGTTTACTTTCGATTTAGACATTTCCAAATGATTCTATTTCTCTGAAACAACAATCAAAAATAACTACTGAAAGACTGGTCATCAATGgcaggtaataatgttttaaataattgtaatcaGACTATTGCGCTCACGTTGTGTTGCAGGAGGAGGGTTGATCTGAGCAGTGGCTTGTCCCTCAGGGAGCTTCGGTGGCACTTGTGTGGCGAGAGGTTTCTGCGATGCGTTTTCCTTCGCTGATCGCTCCAAtctcaactaaaaaaaaacaaatttcagtGATGGGTGGGGTGGAActactgacagttataccatttttttataatttgaggacaagcggtaaaaaaatggatggatggatgttgtattgACCTCAATAGCAGACGCTTTTACAGGCTTGACAGCGGCAGGAGGACCCTGGACAGGCGGCTGCTGCTTCTTCTTCGGCTGAGCTGAATGTTCCACCTTCTTGTCTGGCACTTCAACCTAAGTCAGACACAGCGACAAAATAGTAATAACtactaaatatcaaaataaaaaatgatatgcCGCTACGAAGACAGCCCAATATTAATCATGACACAAACGTATTTCCACCGGCAGTCACCTGGCCAGTTGTTCCACCCTCCTCAGCtgcctttttctttttcttcctcttcttttttgttttagctGCTCCATCAGCCGCAGTTTCGTCATTGCCCttctcatcttcatcatcatccttCAGTAAAGCATCATGTAAACCATGCATTCAAGTGTTAAATTGAGTGTGTTATTCATCTAAATGTCATCGGGGGtaagtaaaacattttcaaatgtcgGGTAGGTAGGGAAATTACTCAATTTTAATAAGCTAAACAAAACTGATAATTACAAGTAGATCAAAAGAACTGTgccgcagctttaattattcctataaaataaatttaaaaagttaTAATAAAATGTTTGATGTGTTGAAAGTTGAGATCTGTGCAGTCAACCACAGAAAACAGAACCCATTCCTATAGGCCCCAGCAATcgttttatgatatatatatatatttttttacagggTTCTAGGTGTCTCCTACAGGTGTAACTTACGGCAGCTGCACTCAGCAGAACAGGCTTAACAGGCTCAGGTCGAGGCTGCTCCTGAACAGGAATCATCTTAGGGCTAGTCTCTTCAAAGTTTCCCCAGGCTTCGGCGGGGGCATTCCAGTCCGAGCTTGGATCCAGTGAACCACCGTCTGACAACAGAAAGCATTAGTAAGAAAATGACGGCAGCAAACACCAGTCTTAGTTAAGAGTGGAGAAAAAACATAATGGAAAGTGTTTCACTTGAAATTCTTACTGTAGGCAGACCACTCATCCTCCACTTTGGTGAGCCATGGCACATTATCTGCCGGCTTGGTTTCTAAACACACAACATACCATGACTATTAGGTATTGACCTCAACGATGAGAAAGACTAAACTCACTGCACTTACCAGCACCACCCAGTTTAGTGAAGGACATCATATTAAGATCAGATGGAACCCTATCAATCACAGTCCAGGAATCTTtaggggagaaaaaaaataggCTGTTCACATTTATTAGTGACCAATGACAACCTGCCAATAGCAAGCAAATTTACAATTTTAGCCAAGTGACACGACAAGCTGAGCTCACTTATGCGAAATAACAGACACCCTCCGCAACACTGATAGCTGAGCAATGTACTTCTGTCAAAATAAAGCCTGGATTATGCTCTTGTGCCACCACTACGCTGTCTTTATCCTTTCGCAGCTCTGTCTGTGTTGACAGCACGACATGCAATTCACGAAGTGGCGGTGTTTTCCCCGAGTGAGCAAACGCAACCCACAATTCTAACAATGGCGACTGAAGCATTGTTTGAGCTCGAACTAATTAGTGTGAAACCATCACCCAGTGATTCTCAGTCAACTGTGTTACTTGTCAAACTGTGTGTACTGttagagtggccaaaaatattcaatatacttgttaaataaaagctctgccttgttttaatgagtacttaggcctactacgctactgtattttaatgttggtcattatggtggtacttagaaagccaagtgttttctgaggtggtacttgaagAAAAAAGTTTGAGTCACTACCCTAACCGTCAGGAGTTTTACTGTAGCTGTCATTATTAATGTCTATGGTTACATCCCTAtttacaacacacattttttttttggcataattCAGGCTTAACAGTGGTCTCGCCTTTTTTATAGCCAATGTGTAGAATAGACACTTTTAATTTTGATCATCAGGAAGAATACATTCTAAAAGGCCAGCCAGTGTTCAACCTATATGAACACATACACTGAGATACACTGACTACTGATAGAGGTGGAATATCATTTGATACCGTCAATATCTGCCTTCCACAGTGGTGCCGCAATAGTTGGTGCTGGTTCTCTCGTAGTACTCCACGAGCCTGGTTTCTTTGGCGCGACAGTATGGAGAGGAACCTTGACCGCCTTCACTGCTTGACTGTCAGTCACACCACCAGCTGCCACCAATGCTATGTCGCTTCTGTTACCTGATAGCAACAAAGAAACCCTTGATAGTCAGCCAGGCCTCGCATAGATCGTAATAATGGCACACCATAGAATGTCGTTACTAAAAGCATGAACCTTGAAGAGATCATATTTTTTTCTACTGGTAATTACCTTGAGAGACAACAGCATCCACCTTTGCAGCTGTCACCTTTGAAGACTCTACTGAGAGGAAAGTAACAAGAGCGGTCAATAAAAACACATGAACAAAGAACACATTTGTAGGACTGTTTGTCAAGATAGAGCATTCAGGCAACTGTTTCTACCTACAGCACTTAAGGGAAAACCATTCCCCTGATGTGCGTATTATTAGCCAATGGTAGCAACACAAACAACAAACACTTGGTACACAATAAGATCCAATTAAAGTCACAAGGTATGTAATATTTGTCTAATTTTCTTTGcttttagataaaaaaaattcTCCAGGGAACTAAAAATATGcaccttttttcttcttctggggAGCAGGCGGAGTGGCTGTTGAGGGCTTGCACTGCTCTGGAGGAACACTGGCAGGCATAGCACTGCCTCCAGGACTGGACGAGTCATCACTGGAACTCTTGTCCTTCTTGCGCTGCTCACGTTTCTCCTTATTACTGACTTTGGTCTCCCAAGTGCCTAAAGTCAGTCACAAACACAGAGTCCAATTAGTTGACAATTACAGAATAAGTTTATTGTAACAATTTATGGATTAGATAGGACAATAGACTACTTAGGCACATTCGCTACTGAAAAAATACCTCGAGGCAAAACCTGAACTTTTGGATGGCatgcatttttaatttatttttgctttgtggGCTCTTTGGAACTCAatgaatataaaaacaaaaaaaagttgaaagtTGCCATCTGAACTTTTGAATTTGTATTTTCAGTCAGTTTGTGATGCCCCACCACTAATTGGCAGTATACTGTCCTCGTAAGTGGAAACCAGGGTCttgtagagaaaaatgctgtataaaaataaaaatgtgttgtcTACAAATGTGGACGCCATGTACTCGAAGGTTAAGTACATGTATGTACGCATGTATTTATAAATTAGAAGTAAAAACAccttaaaaacaaaaaaggtgTGAACAAAGTCGTCCgtgcatccatccattcatttttgtaCCGCTTTTCcgtttcggggtcgtgggggtgctggagcctatcccagctgcattcgggcagaaggcggcgtacaccctggacaagtcgctacctcatcgcaggaccaacaaagatagacaacattcacaaactataaataaaacaaattcacttttaataaataaaagtttttttgttttaatgttgaatttgtttaatttttttttgtatattttatagtgcttttctctagtgactcaaagcgctttacataatgaaacct
Protein-coding sequences here:
- the LOC133596158 gene encoding protein LYRIC-like, with the protein product MEQWKDEASQQAELIAERLNEMLSKGLEFLRTELGVDLGLKPELVPPWATLLAACAGLVLMLALWASMCRAPFSKKRPAVTVVDDSVGVKPEADKAIKAEEPKKRKKKSEKKAQPNGRAVAEIQEEDAIVTEEVVPHHQPPSVQAKNAEAKKTKKKGKQAAKVTVTASGKEPEEGTWETKVSNKEKREQRKKDKSSSDDSSSPGGSAMPASVPPEQCKPSTATPPAPQKKKKVESSKVTAAKVDAVVSQGNRSDIALVAAGGVTDSQAVKAVKVPLHTVAPKKPGSWSTTREPAPTIAAPLWKADIDDSWTVIDRVPSDLNMMSFTKLGGAETKPADNVPWLTKVEDEWSAYNGGSLDPSSDWNAPAEAWGNFEETSPKMIPVQEQPRPEPVKPVLLSAAADDDEDEKGNDETAADGAAKTKKKRKKKKKAAEEGGTTGQVEVPDKKVEHSAQPKKKQQPPVQGPPAAVKPVKASAIELRLERSAKENASQKPLATQVPPKLPEGQATAQINPPPATQQKPDESQTTKPSKKKKARRET